A stretch of Hypnocyclicus thermotrophus DNA encodes these proteins:
- the alaS gene encoding alanine--tRNA ligase, with the protein MLTGNEIRSKFIEFFKDKTHKHFESASLIPDDPTLLLTVAGMVPFKPFFLGQKEAPYPRVTTYQKCIRTNDLENVGRTARHHTFFEMLGNFSFGDYFKREAIEWSWEFVTEILKFDKEKLWVSVFKDDDETAKIWQEIVGIPAEKIVRLGEEDNFWAAGPTGSCGPCSEIYIDMGEEFGCESPTCGVGCDCDRYLEIWNLVFTEYNRLEDGSLEPLPKKNIDTGAGLERLTAALNKTHTTFETDLLFPILEKVAEMANVKYKNNEKTDFSLKVITDHIRAIIFLISDGVLPSNEGRGYVLRRILRRAVRHGRLLNITDNFLYKLVDFVVDMMKNAYPELEKTKEHVRKVIKIEEEKFSKTLDQGIEMAIREIEKLKLQKKTKFDAETVFKLYDTYGFPFELTEEIAIEHGIKVSFDEFNEKMEEQKNRARNSREVIKEEGQDEFIEKFYDIYGKTNFEGYNLLETKAIVYDIQKLEENKLQIIFDKTVFYAESGGQVSDSGIIIGDNFNGKVIDVQKRKDIYLHIVEINEGDIEKGNELILKVDKEKRDSIKRNHTATHLLHEALKEVVGEHVNQAGSLVTEDRLRFDFTHYEGLTRKQVEEVERIVNKKIFENLEVKIEYMDIESAKSKGAMALFGDKYGDIVRVVSVEGFSIELCGGTHVNRTGEIGLFNILHESGIAAGVRRIEATTGYKSFEVVNEMEREILKVAELLKTDINHIEDKIIKLLETQKELTKELEITKSKLATYEANSLFNEIEEINGVKVLLKTFKNKEAGELREIVDKAKEKLNSCVVVLGTNNKKAIFAVGVTKDLINKIKAGDLVRKIAEVAGGKGGGRADFAQAGGPNGDKVTEAIKLAKKILTESL; encoded by the coding sequence ATGCTTACTGGAAATGAAATTAGGAGCAAATTTATTGAATTTTTTAAAGATAAAACACATAAACATTTTGAAAGTGCATCACTTATACCAGATGATCCAACTCTTTTATTGACGGTTGCAGGAATGGTACCTTTTAAACCTTTTTTTTTAGGTCAAAAAGAAGCTCCGTATCCTAGAGTGACTACGTATCAAAAATGTATAAGAACAAATGATCTTGAAAATGTAGGAAGAACAGCTAGACATCATACTTTTTTTGAAATGCTTGGAAATTTTTCTTTTGGTGATTATTTTAAAAGAGAGGCAATAGAATGGTCATGGGAATTTGTAACAGAAATATTAAAATTTGATAAAGAAAAATTATGGGTATCAGTATTTAAAGATGATGACGAAACAGCAAAAATATGGCAAGAAATAGTTGGAATACCAGCAGAAAAAATAGTTAGACTTGGAGAAGAAGATAACTTTTGGGCGGCAGGACCAACGGGAAGTTGTGGACCATGTAGTGAAATATATATAGATATGGGTGAAGAATTTGGATGTGAGAGTCCTACATGTGGAGTAGGATGTGATTGTGACAGATATTTAGAAATATGGAATTTAGTATTTACTGAATACAATAGATTAGAAGATGGGAGTTTAGAGCCGCTTCCAAAGAAAAATATAGACACAGGAGCGGGACTTGAAAGACTTACAGCAGCATTAAATAAAACACATACAACATTTGAAACAGATTTATTATTTCCTATTTTAGAAAAAGTGGCTGAAATGGCAAATGTAAAATATAAAAATAATGAAAAAACAGATTTTTCTTTAAAAGTTATAACAGATCATATTAGAGCTATAATTTTCTTAATTTCTGATGGAGTATTACCATCAAATGAAGGAAGAGGATATGTTTTAAGAAGAATATTAAGAAGAGCAGTAAGACACGGTAGACTATTAAATATAACAGATAATTTCTTATATAAATTGGTAGATTTTGTTGTTGATATGATGAAAAATGCTTACCCTGAGTTAGAAAAAACAAAAGAACACGTAAGAAAAGTAATAAAAATAGAAGAAGAAAAATTTTCTAAAACTCTTGATCAAGGGATAGAAATGGCAATTCGAGAAATTGAAAAATTAAAATTACAAAAGAAAACAAAATTTGATGCAGAAACTGTATTTAAACTTTATGATACATATGGTTTTCCATTTGAATTAACAGAAGAGATTGCTATAGAGCACGGAATAAAAGTGAGTTTTGATGAATTTAATGAAAAAATGGAAGAACAAAAAAATAGAGCTAGAAATAGTAGAGAAGTAATTAAAGAAGAAGGGCAAGATGAATTTATTGAAAAATTTTATGATATATACGGCAAAACAAATTTTGAAGGATATAATTTATTAGAAACAAAAGCTATTGTATATGATATACAAAAATTAGAAGAAAATAAATTACAAATTATTTTTGATAAAACTGTATTTTATGCTGAATCAGGAGGACAAGTATCAGATAGCGGAATAATAATAGGTGATAACTTTAATGGAAAAGTAATAGATGTACAAAAAAGAAAAGATATTTATTTACATATAGTTGAAATAAATGAAGGAGATATAGAAAAAGGTAATGAGCTTATTTTAAAAGTAGATAAAGAAAAAAGAGATTCAATAAAAAGAAATCATACAGCAACACATTTATTACATGAAGCTTTAAAAGAGGTAGTAGGAGAACACGTAAATCAAGCAGGGTCATTAGTAACAGAAGATAGATTAAGATTTGATTTTACTCATTATGAAGGATTGACTAGAAAACAAGTAGAAGAAGTAGAAAGAATTGTCAATAAAAAAATCTTTGAAAATCTTGAAGTAAAAATAGAATATATGGATATAGAATCTGCAAAATCAAAAGGAGCAATGGCTCTATTTGGTGATAAATATGGAGATATAGTTAGAGTTGTATCAGTAGAAGGGTTCTCTATAGAGCTATGTGGAGGAACTCATGTAAATAGAACAGGAGAAATTGGATTATTTAATATTTTACATGAATCAGGGATAGCAGCAGGAGTAAGAAGAATAGAGGCAACTACAGGATATAAAAGTTTTGAAGTAGTAAATGAAATGGAAAGGGAGATATTAAAAGTAGCGGAATTATTGAAAACAGATATAAATCATATTGAGGATAAAATAATTAAATTGCTTGAAACGCAAAAAGAATTAACAAAAGAATTAGAGATAACAAAATCAAAATTAGCAACATATGAAGCAAATAGTTTATTTAATGAAATAGAAGAAATAAACGGAGTAAAAGTTTTGTTAAAAACTTTTAAAAATAAAGAAGCCGGTGAATTAAGAGAAATAGTTGATAAAGCAAAAGAGAAATTGAATTCATGTGTAGTAGTATTAGGAACAAATAACAAAAAAGCTATATTCGCAGTAGGAGTAACAAAAGATTTAATTAATAAAATAAAAGCTGGAGATTTAGTGAGAAAAATAGCTGAAGTAGCAGGTGGAAAAGGTGGTGGAAGAGCAGACTTTGCACAAGCTGGAGGACCAAATGGAGATAAAGTTACAGAAGCAATAAAATTAGCAAAAAAAATATTAACTGAAAGTTTATAA
- the secF gene encoding protein translocase subunit SecF, protein MKRLEIINKTKIWLGFSAFLIVVSLIGIIKGLNLGIDFTGGSLVQVKFEKQADLKTLNNVFDEISNEISQVASTSRKVQIADDNSVIIRVPELTEEETGTLLKKLEEKYSKFDLLKVDKVGATIGKELKTSAISALIIGAILIVIYITIRFEFIFAIAAIIALLHDVIIAIGGIALLGYEVNTPFIAAVLTILGYSINDTIVVFDRIREVYRRNKARNLGEIIDESINDVIVRSINTSLTTFLAVVAILLFGGASLQTFITTLLIGIVSGTYSSIFVASPLVYLFEKNKKIKV, encoded by the coding sequence TTGAAAAGACTAGAAATTATTAACAAAACAAAAATATGGTTAGGTTTTTCAGCATTTTTAATAGTAGTATCATTAATAGGTATAATAAAAGGATTGAATTTAGGAATAGATTTTACTGGTGGAAGTTTAGTACAAGTAAAATTTGAAAAACAAGCAGATTTAAAAACACTTAATAATGTATTTGATGAAATTTCAAATGAAATATCTCAAGTAGCTTCAACTAGTAGAAAAGTTCAAATTGCTGATGATAATTCTGTTATAATAAGAGTACCTGAATTAACAGAAGAAGAGACAGGTACTTTATTAAAAAAATTAGAGGAAAAATATTCAAAATTTGACTTATTAAAAGTAGATAAAGTAGGAGCAACTATAGGAAAAGAATTAAAAACAAGTGCAATATCAGCACTTATAATAGGAGCAATTTTAATAGTTATATACATCACTATTAGATTTGAGTTTATTTTTGCTATTGCAGCGATAATAGCGTTATTACATGATGTAATAATAGCAATAGGTGGGATAGCACTTTTAGGTTATGAAGTAAATACACCATTTATAGCTGCAGTTCTTACAATATTGGGATATTCTATAAATGATACAATAGTTGTATTTGATAGAATAAGAGAAGTATATAGAAGAAATAAAGCAAGAAATTTAGGAGAGATAATAGATGAAAGTATAAATGATGTAATAGTAAGATCAATAAATACATCATTAACTACTTTTTTAGCAGTAGTTGCAATTCTTTTATTTGGAGGAGCAAGCTTACAAACATTTATTACGACATTGTTAATAGGAATAGTTTCAGGAACATATTCGTCTATTTTTGTAGCTAGTCCACTTGTATATTTATTTGAAAAAAATAAAAAAATAAAAGTTTAA
- the secD gene encoding protein translocase subunit SecD, which translates to MKKNLVFDFVIILIVLLGAAYFAFKKPIKMGLDLKGGVYVVMEAVAEDGGTITSNDMDRLIEVLERRVNGFGVSEAVVQKTGDKRVIIELPGIKDTQKAVETIGKTAFLEFKLVESDGSLTETGVNGKDLKQADISYDNFGRPQIVFELTIEGAKKFAELTRNNIGRQLAITLDGEVQTSPTIKSEIPGGKGTISGGYTIEEAKSLKTLLNAGALPVKAEILETRTVGATLGDESIAQSKQAGIIAIVLVMAFMAIFYKLPGLIADVALTICGIIIFGTLNYFEATLTLPGIAGLILTLGMAVDANVIIFERIKEELRGGNSILKSVENGFKKAYSAILDGNITTLIITAILFSLGTGPVKGFAVTLTIGILASMFTAITATRFMLKTLVLYTDIKNPKFFGVRGK; encoded by the coding sequence ATGAAAAAGAATTTAGTATTTGATTTTGTTATTATTTTAATAGTTCTGTTAGGTGCAGCATATTTTGCTTTTAAAAAACCTATAAAAATGGGACTAGATTTAAAAGGTGGCGTATATGTAGTAATGGAAGCAGTTGCTGAAGATGGAGGAACTATAACTTCAAATGATATGGACAGATTAATAGAAGTTTTAGAGAGAAGGGTAAATGGATTTGGAGTATCAGAAGCAGTAGTTCAAAAAACAGGTGATAAAAGAGTTATAATAGAATTACCTGGTATTAAAGATACTCAAAAAGCAGTGGAAACAATAGGGAAAACAGCGTTTTTAGAATTTAAATTAGTAGAATCAGATGGTTCATTAACAGAAACAGGAGTAAATGGGAAAGATTTAAAACAAGCAGACATAAGTTATGATAATTTTGGAAGACCTCAAATAGTATTTGAGTTAACAATAGAAGGAGCTAAGAAATTTGCAGAATTAACTAGAAATAATATAGGAAGACAATTAGCTATTACTCTTGATGGTGAAGTTCAAACATCACCAACAATTAAAAGTGAAATTCCTGGAGGGAAAGGGACTATTTCAGGAGGATATACAATAGAAGAAGCAAAAAGTTTAAAAACTTTACTTAATGCAGGAGCATTACCTGTAAAAGCAGAAATACTTGAAACAAGAACAGTAGGAGCAACTTTAGGTGATGAATCAATTGCTCAAAGTAAACAAGCGGGAATAATTGCAATAGTATTAGTAATGGCGTTTATGGCAATTTTCTATAAATTACCAGGACTTATAGCAGATGTAGCTCTTACAATTTGTGGAATTATCATATTTGGAACGCTAAATTATTTTGAAGCAACACTTACATTACCTGGAATAGCTGGACTTATATTAACATTAGGAATGGCAGTAGATGCAAATGTAATAATATTTGAAAGAATAAAAGAAGAATTAAGAGGAGGAAATTCAATTTTAAAAAGTGTAGAAAATGGATTTAAAAAAGCATATTCTGCAATTTTAGATGGAAATATTACTACTCTTATAATTACAGCAATTTTATTTTCTCTAGGAACAGGGCCTGTAAAAGGTTTTGCAGTTACATTAACAATAGGGATACTTGCTTCAATGTTTACAGCTATTACAGCGACTAGATTTATGTTAAAAACACTTGTTCTTTATACTGATATAAAAAATCCGAAATTCTTTGGTGTTAGGGGGAAATAA
- the ruvX gene encoding Holliday junction resolvase RuvX — protein MYKKYLSLDIGDVRIGVAKSDILGITATPYEVIDRRKTKAIKRIKEILTKENISSIVVGIPKSLDGSEKRQAEKVRLFISKLLKEIKGLEIIEIDERYSTVSADKALTAMNKKGAIEKRKVVDKVAAAIILQTFLDSKK, from the coding sequence ATGTATAAAAAATATTTATCTCTTGATATAGGAGATGTAAGAATAGGGGTAGCGAAATCAGATATTTTAGGAATTACAGCTACACCATATGAAGTAATAGACAGAAGAAAAACAAAAGCAATTAAAAGAATAAAAGAGATATTAACAAAAGAAAATATTTCATCTATAGTTGTTGGGATACCTAAGAGTTTAGATGGAAGTGAAAAAAGACAAGCTGAAAAAGTGAGATTATTTATTTCAAAATTACTAAAAGAAATAAAAGGGTTAGAAATAATAGAGATAGATGAGAGATATTCAACAGTGAGTGCTGATAAAGCACTCACGGCTATGAATAAAAAGGGTGCAATAGAAAAAAGAAAAGTTGTAGATAAAGTAGCTGCAGCTATTATTTTGCAAACATTTTTAGATAGTAAAAAATAA
- the lptB gene encoding LPS export ABC transporter ATP-binding protein has product MKSIAAQDLVKIYKKRKVVNGVSLEVKKGEIVGLLGPNGAGKTTTFYMIVGIVKPELGIVYFNEKDITKYPMYKRARLGIGYLAQEPSVFRNLTVEENILSVLEMRNISKKERIAIKDELLEEFKLTHVYKSFGYSLSGGERRRVEIARTIANNPDFILLDEPFAGVDPIAVEDIQNIIRYLKERGLGILITDHSVRETLNITEKAYIMAEGKVFIQGTPKEIAENEQARKVYLGEKFKLD; this is encoded by the coding sequence ATGAAAAGTATAGCAGCTCAAGATTTAGTGAAAATATATAAAAAAAGAAAAGTTGTAAATGGTGTCAGTCTCGAAGTTAAAAAAGGTGAAATAGTTGGACTTTTAGGACCAAATGGAGCGGGAAAAACTACAACTTTTTATATGATAGTAGGAATAGTAAAACCAGAATTAGGAATAGTATATTTCAATGAAAAAGATATTACAAAATATCCAATGTATAAAAGAGCTAGATTAGGAATAGGTTATTTAGCTCAAGAACCATCAGTTTTTAGAAATTTAACAGTAGAAGAAAATATTTTATCTGTTTTAGAAATGAGAAATATAAGTAAAAAAGAAAGAATAGCAATAAAAGATGAACTTTTAGAAGAATTTAAACTAACGCATGTATATAAATCATTTGGATACTCTCTGTCGGGTGGAGAAAGACGAAGGGTTGAAATAGCTAGAACTATTGCTAATAATCCGGATTTTATACTTCTTGATGAGCCTTTTGCAGGTGTTGATCCAATTGCAGTAGAAGATATTCAAAATATTATAAGATATTTAAAAGAAAGAGGATTAGGGATTTTAATTACAGATCATAGTGTGAGAGAGACATTAAATATAACAGAAAAAGCATATATTATGGCTGAGGGAAAAGTATTTATTCAAGGAACTCCAAAAGAAATTGCAGAAAATGAGCAGGCAAGAAAAGTTTATTTGGGAGAAAAATTTAAATTAGATTAA
- a CDS encoding winged helix-turn-helix domain-containing protein yields MKYSFEMIGNNAGIIWKTLADKPKQSIVELEKETKLKRDEILLALGWLIKEDKLTYEKIGRGIKFYLK; encoded by the coding sequence TTGAAGTATTCATTTGAAATGATAGGAAATAATGCAGGGATAATATGGAAAACATTAGCAGATAAACCAAAACAAAGTATTGTTGAATTAGAAAAAGAAACAAAGCTTAAAAGAGATGAAATTTTATTAGCACTTGGTTGGCTTATAAAAGAAGATAAATTGACTTATGAAAAAATTGGAAGAGGAATTAAATTTTACTTAAAATAA